A genome region from Candidatus Manganitrophus noduliformans includes the following:
- the tagF gene encoding type VI secretion system-associated protein TagF: MGNGTFGCFGKLPIHSDFIRFRASGEEVRALDQWLQEGILAGKSRLGRGWEADYFQADPWNFVFQVEGTDSFLIGTLAPSRDQAGRSYPFFIFLRVDRKRFAAPIQFAPMTYASFLNEAAALARSGGSGMRLKEFLEHLERMNLPIPDDRAPAAEEENYRRFLQGEPSRAFWTALFGEFEHPKKYQVDQNLLAILGPMRQTSSSRLGFGLRFPLIASEKNRKEDIPLWIDLIARMLKRPPAALNLFWNRTPAKGTPWMMLFMGPPSAKSFLSLIAPSLDGGTAYELAPETAVELQTVKEKVDAGRRAVLENGEISLAAFLEKMGAV; encoded by the coding sequence ATGGGAAACGGAACCTTCGGCTGCTTCGGAAAACTCCCGATCCATTCCGATTTTATTCGCTTTCGCGCGTCGGGTGAGGAGGTCCGCGCGCTCGATCAATGGCTGCAGGAGGGGATCCTCGCCGGGAAGTCCCGGTTGGGGAGGGGATGGGAGGCCGATTATTTTCAGGCCGATCCGTGGAATTTTGTTTTTCAGGTGGAGGGGACCGACAGCTTTCTCATCGGGACCCTGGCGCCGAGCCGGGATCAGGCGGGACGCTCCTACCCCTTCTTTATTTTCCTGAGGGTCGACCGGAAGCGGTTCGCCGCGCCGATTCAATTCGCCCCGATGACGTACGCCTCTTTTTTGAATGAGGCGGCCGCGCTGGCGCGGTCGGGCGGGTCGGGGATGCGGTTGAAGGAGTTTCTGGAGCATCTCGAACGGATGAACCTTCCCATCCCGGACGACCGCGCCCCCGCGGCGGAGGAGGAGAACTATCGGCGTTTTTTACAAGGGGAGCCGAGCCGGGCCTTCTGGACGGCGCTCTTTGGAGAGTTCGAGCACCCGAAAAAATATCAAGTCGATCAGAACCTTCTGGCGATTCTGGGGCCGATGCGCCAAACTTCTTCGAGCCGGCTCGGTTTCGGTTTAAGGTTTCCGCTGATCGCTTCGGAGAAGAACCGCAAAGAGGACATCCCCCTCTGGATTGATCTGATCGCCCGGATGCTGAAGCGGCCGCCGGCCGCTCTCAACTTATTCTGGAATCGAACGCCGGCGAAAGGGACCCCCTGGATGATGCTCTTCATGGGGCCCCCCTCGGCGAAGAGTTTTCTCTCCCTGATCGCCCCGAGCCTCGACGGCGGGACGGCGTATGAGTTGGCGCCGGAGACGGCGGTTGAACTTCAGACGGTGAAAGAAAAGGTCGATGCCGGGAGACGGGCGGTTTTGGAGAACGGCGAGATATCGTTGGCTGCCTTCCTAGAGAAGATGGGAGCGGTTTAA